The following are encoded together in the Pseudoalteromonas ruthenica genome:
- a CDS encoding SDR family oxidoreductase has product MELNNKVVVVTGGAQGLGLSMAAMAAKAGAHLALIDMDSALLDEAIAQLKTHSTLADAKIQGYICNVSVEQEVEQTFAAIAKDFGAIHGLINNAGILRDGLFIKAKEGKVVDKMSLSQFQSVIDVNLTGVFLCGREAAVHMVEHAEGGVIINMSSVARSGNMGQTNYSAAKAGVVAMTTSWAKELGRYGIRVGAIAPGVIRTKMTDAMKPEAKERLVKMKPVGRLGEAEEIAHTAKYIFENDFFTGRVVEIDGGIRL; this is encoded by the coding sequence ATGGAATTAAACAACAAAGTAGTCGTCGTCACCGGTGGTGCCCAAGGTTTGGGATTATCGATGGCCGCTATGGCGGCGAAAGCCGGTGCACATTTGGCGCTGATTGATATGGACAGCGCTTTATTAGACGAGGCGATAGCGCAGCTAAAAACTCATAGCACGCTCGCCGATGCCAAAATCCAAGGCTATATCTGCAATGTCAGCGTTGAACAAGAAGTTGAGCAGACATTCGCTGCTATAGCGAAAGACTTTGGTGCTATCCACGGCTTGATAAACAATGCCGGCATCTTGCGTGATGGCTTATTTATCAAGGCGAAAGAGGGCAAGGTAGTCGATAAAATGTCACTAAGCCAATTTCAATCGGTCATTGATGTTAACCTGACCGGGGTGTTCTTGTGCGGGCGCGAAGCCGCCGTGCACATGGTGGAGCACGCCGAGGGCGGGGTGATTATTAATATGTCCAGTGTGGCTCGTTCCGGAAACATGGGGCAAACTAACTACTCAGCAGCTAAAGCGGGTGTAGTGGCCATGACCACTAGCTGGGCTAAAGAGCTTGGTCGTTATGGTATTCGCGTGGGTGCCATTGCACCTGGCGTGATCCGCACTAAAATGACCGATGCAATGAAGCCTGAAGCGAAAGAGCGTCTTGTTAAAATGAAGCCGGTGGGCCGTTTAGGTGAAGCAGAAGAAATCGCGCATACGGCGAAGTACATCTTCGAAAATGATTTCTTTACCGGTCGCGTGGTCGAGATAGACGGCGGTATTCGCCTGTAG
- the rmf gene encoding ribosome modulation factor has translation MKRQKRDRLERAHSQGYKAGMAGRSKEHCPYQQIDPRSQWLGGWREAVEDRSMYKV, from the coding sequence ATGAAGAGACAAAAGCGTGATCGTCTAGAACGTGCACATTCTCAAGGTTATAAAGCAGGCATGGCAGGCCGTTCAAAAGAACATTGCCCCTACCAACAAATAGATCCACGATCACAATGGCTCGGAGGGTGGCGTGAAGCCGTCGAAGACCGCTCTATGTATAAAGTATAA
- a CDS encoding protein kinase domain-containing protein, producing MAQRAITNFYINEEQSIYLLSHRDAKKHKQWLNICIKQLTMLGYKNVELIGSGAFGFVFAGIDDRQQHWVFKFSRITLAQSVRDRLEDEAYMLSRFDHPMIPQFYAFERVKKQGILMMARAEGEDLEQLSIRQGKFTAKQLLDLALQLHQLLHVLRNYRGGITPMPVVHGDIKPSNLVWDERSKTLSLVDWGSSVYAQLDASGQPIAANVMDLMSADVTNTNARMGDVYFIGDEQMSGAQSSPRFDEQGVASTLYALASAQSCRFGAQVIPAASLGLPKEFARVIDAMLSKDKATRDAGGDYFMRNMPTMARAYVPDNPLVRDKALIPVWKAQVATLPDTVVYSSRKQFLRQADSQQRLVDVNDAQLERYYREFLFDTGDTEKAFLAAISRLAKYPVVGGLSFHWKQSSLFVESSLILYDESLEPSFQDAVDNTVKLAQGITQKGLFKCCLFDARQTIQLERDATGAFKFEQLPQLHYDVINIPGTEMLRPHSYFEDGKDPDEQLQLPKKIIQCVFELNKIHHTGCIIFESLPQRLKIHHYYRLLDASQEVRFSQLLDEIMQYAMAIDGIGVAGFMKLPYKNTREFELCAVQSEDFLAKNPKKHN from the coding sequence TTGGCGCAACGGGCAATTACCAATTTTTATATTAATGAAGAGCAATCTATTTATTTGCTCTCTCATCGCGATGCTAAAAAGCATAAGCAATGGCTGAATATATGCATTAAACAGCTCACCATGCTGGGCTATAAAAATGTTGAGTTAATTGGCTCCGGCGCATTTGGTTTTGTGTTCGCAGGTATTGATGATAGGCAACAACACTGGGTGTTTAAATTCTCTCGTATTACCTTAGCGCAATCAGTGCGCGATAGGCTCGAAGACGAAGCCTATATGCTTTCACGTTTTGATCATCCGATGATCCCGCAATTTTATGCCTTTGAGCGGGTAAAAAAGCAAGGCATATTGATGATGGCGCGAGCCGAGGGTGAAGACTTAGAACAATTGTCTATTCGCCAAGGCAAGTTTACTGCCAAGCAACTTCTCGATTTAGCGCTGCAGCTCCACCAGTTATTACACGTATTACGAAACTACCGAGGTGGGATCACTCCTATGCCCGTTGTTCATGGGGATATTAAGCCTTCCAATTTGGTCTGGGATGAGCGCAGCAAAACCTTGTCACTGGTTGATTGGGGGAGCTCTGTTTATGCGCAGCTGGATGCCAGTGGGCAGCCCATTGCCGCAAATGTGATGGACTTAATGTCTGCGGATGTAACCAATACCAACGCGCGCATGGGGGATGTCTACTTTATTGGTGATGAGCAGATGTCTGGGGCGCAATCGTCTCCGCGTTTTGACGAGCAGGGGGTGGCGTCAACGTTGTACGCGCTGGCGTCAGCGCAGTCGTGTCGTTTTGGTGCGCAAGTGATACCTGCTGCATCGCTGGGGTTACCCAAAGAATTTGCCCGCGTGATTGATGCCATGCTCAGTAAAGACAAGGCAACGCGCGACGCCGGCGGCGACTATTTTATGCGTAATATGCCGACCATGGCCCGCGCCTATGTTCCTGATAATCCGTTGGTTCGAGATAAAGCATTGATCCCAGTTTGGAAGGCGCAGGTAGCGACTTTGCCCGATACGGTAGTGTACAGCTCGCGTAAGCAGTTTTTGCGTCAGGCAGACAGTCAACAGCGGTTGGTTGATGTTAATGATGCGCAATTGGAGCGCTATTACCGAGAATTTTTATTTGATACCGGTGATACTGAAAAAGCGTTTTTGGCAGCGATCAGCCGCTTGGCCAAGTACCCCGTTGTGGGCGGTTTGAGTTTTCACTGGAAGCAGTCATCACTGTTTGTTGAATCAAGCTTAATCTTGTATGACGAGTCATTAGAGCCTTCATTCCAAGATGCGGTAGATAACACCGTGAAGTTGGCGCAAGGGATCACCCAAAAAGGGTTGTTTAAATGTTGTCTATTCGATGCCCGACAAACAATTCAACTTGAGCGTGATGCCACCGGCGCCTTTAAGTTCGAGCAACTGCCACAATTGCATTATGACGTTATTAATATACCCGGTACTGAGATGCTGAGGCCGCATTCTTATTTTGAAGATGGTAAAGACCCGGATGAGCAACTACAGCTTCCCAAGAAAATCATTCAATGCGTATTTGAGCTTAATAAAATACATCACACCGGATGCATCATTTTTGAATCTTTGCCCCAACGTTTGAAGATACACCATTATTATCGGTTATTGGATGCCAGCCAAGAAGTGCGGTTTAGCCAACTACTTGACGAGATTATGCAATACGCGATGGCCATTGACGGCATAGGTGTTGCGGGCTTTATGAAACTCCCGTACAAAAACACGCGAGAGTTCGAATTGTGCGCCGTGCAGAGCGAAGACTTCCTGGCAAAAAATCCTAAAAAACATAATTGA